From the Bacillaceae bacterium S4-13-56 genome, the window AGAACCCAGAAACAAGCATTCAGAAAACACCTCAAATGAACGAACGCGACTTTATGAATGATATGCTAGCAACCGAAAAATATATGACTCATGCATATGACACAGCGTTAAACGAAGCAAGTAACGATGCATTTTATCAAGAGCTAGTAGCTATTTATAAAGAAACTCAAGACTGTCAGCGAAATATGTACAATACCATGTTTAAAAATGGATGGTATGCGTTAGAGCCAGCTCAACAACAAAAAATGCAGCAGGCCTATCAGCAGTTTTCCGGTTATAAAAATCAACTTCCCTATGGTGCACAGGGTCAAACACAATAAGGAAATACAGGATGTCCCAAGTTACGGGGCATCCTTTTTTAGCAGGAACAAACCGTGAACAGCCTCCATAGGTGTTGAGGTTTTATTCAATAAAACTAATTTTTTTGCTCAAAATTTATGGCATATGCTCAAATTGTAATGCCTATGGTAAGAATTCATGATTCATGCTCGGCTTTCTAACCTCTTATGCTCAAATTTGAGTTTTTAATGCTCGGGTTTTTAAACTCTTTGCGCGGTTTTATTTCTCTATGCTCAAAACAAAAAACATATGCTCAATAACTAGGTTATAAGCTCAGTTACGCAACAATTAATACGCAAATTTTCAACTTACCTTAATAAGAAAAGCGCAAGCGCCCTTAATCATCGACGTAAGGCGGTGATGTGGGTCACGTAGGCGTTGCCACACGATGTGGCGGTGAGATCCTCCGAGATAAAGGAAACACGGTTCACGAGGCGAGTCAGTTCGGTGTTGCGACAAATGTTTTCGGTGGGCCGAGTAATCGGATAACCGAACCTCCATCATCGATGTTAACTTATCGATGGAGAGGAGGGAACCGACTCTAGTCGATAGGGCGCTGGAGCTAGACAAATTTTATAATTTATCTTGTAAAACAAAAACCCAGGCATCCAATAATGCCTGGGTTTTTTTAATCATTAAGCTACTACATCATAGCCTTGTTCTTCAACAGCTTTATTCATTTGATCAATTGTTGCTTTTGATTCATCGTACTCAACTTCCACTTTTCCTGAAGCTAAGTCAACCTCTACACTTTCCACTCCGTCTAACTCAAGAAGTGCTCCATTTACTGCTTTTTTACAATGATCACACGTCATTCCTTGTACATTTAAAGTTGCTTTCATAACTAAACATCCTTTCCCTTAATAAAATTTTTTATAGTTTAACTCTTTTCAAACGAAGAGAGTTAGACACAACACTAACAGAACTGAATGCCATTGCTGCCCCAGCAATCCAAGGAGCAAGTAATCCAAGGGCTGCTATTGGGATACCAGCACTATTATAAGCTAGTGCCCAAAATAAATTTTGGCGAATATTTCCCATTGTCTTTTGGCTTAGCTTAATCGCTTTAGCGATAAGGTGAAGCTCTCCACCTAAAATAGTTAAATCTGCTGTTTCTATAGCAACATCTGTTCCGGTACCAATCGCAATACCAATGTCCGCTAAAGCAAGTGCCGGAGCATCATTAATTCCATCTCCGACCATCGCCACATGCTTCCCTTGTTCTTGAAGTTCACGAATATGGTCTGCTTTTTCTTCAGGGATTACTTCAGCAATGACTCTATCAATTCCGACTTCTCGGGCTATTGCTTCGGCAGTTGCTCGGTTGTCCCCAGTTAACATCACTAGCTCAATACCCATATTTCTTAATTCAAGTAGAGCATCTTTTGCAGATTCTTTTACAGTATCTGCAACCGCGATTAAACCTACACACTCACGGTTCACAGCAATAAGCATAGCTGTTTTCCCTTGATGCTGCATACTTTCCAGCTGTACTTCAAACGAATCACACGATATAGATTCTTCTTTTAGTAACTTGCGAGTTCCAACAATGA encodes:
- the copZ gene encoding copper chaperone CopZ; the encoded protein is MKATLNVQGMTCDHCKKAVNGALLELDGVESVEVDLASGKVEVEYDESKATIDQMNKAVEEQGYDVVA
- a CDS encoding spore coat protein, coding for MNQQQSQKVQNPETSIQKTPQMNERDFMNDMLATEKYMTHAYDTALNEASNDAFYQELVAIYKETQDCQRNMYNTMFKNGWYALEPAQQQKMQQAYQQFSGYKNQLPYGAQGQTQ